GGCACCTACGGTGGCCAGCCCTTCCCGACCGTCACCATCTTCATGGACGGCTTCCGCCAGGGCGTGGAGTACTACAACGAGCAGAAGGACGCCAAGGTCAAGGTCGTCGGCTGGGACGGCAAGAACGGTTCCTTCACCGGTGGCTTCGAGGCCAACGAGAAGGCGACCAACACCGCCAAGCAGCTCATCGACCAGGACGTCGACGTCATCCTCCCCGTCGGCGGGCCCATCTACCAGGGCGCCCTGACCGCGATCGCCGACTCCGGTCGCGACATCGCGATGGTCGGCGTGGACGCTGACCAGTTCGAGACCGACCCGGCGACCCAGGACCTGATCCTGACCTCGATCCAGAAGGGCATGGACGTGTCGACGTACGACGTCGTCATGGCCGCCAGCGAGGGCAGCTTCGATGCCGAGCAGTACGTCGGCACCCTGGAGAACGAGGGCGTGAGCCTGGCCCCGTTCCACAACTTCGAGGACAAGGTCTCCGACTCCCTCGCCGACGAGCTCGAGCAGGTCAAGGCGGGCATCATCGACGGGTCCATCACCGTCGAGTCCTACCTGGGCTGACGCACCACCGGTGGGGGAGGTCGCTCCGGCTGCCTCCCCCACCAGCACGTCCCGGGGCCCCGCCCCTCCGCAACTGTGTCGCGAGGACTGACCCATGCAACTGGCGCTACGCGAGGTGACCAAGCGCTTCGGCTCCCTGGTCGCCAACGACCGGATCTCGCTGACCGTCGAGGGCGGTGAGATCCACTGCCTGCTCGGTGAGAACGGAGCAGGCAAGTCCACCCTGATGAACGTCCTCTACGGCCTCTACCGCGCCGACGGGGGCGAGATCGTCCTCGACGGTGAGGTCCAGCACTTCACCGGGCCCGGCGACGCGATCGCCGCCGGCATCGGGATGGTCCACCAGCACTTCATGCTCGTGCCCGTCTTCACCGTGGCCGAGAACGTCATGCTCGGTAACGAGCAGACCGGCTTCGCCGGCTCCCTGGACCTCGAGGCCGCCCGCGCCCGGGTCCGCGAGATCTCCGACCGCTTCGGCTTCCACGTCGACCCCGACGCCGTGGTGGGCGATCTGCCGGTGGGGGTCCAGCAGCGCGTCGAGATCATCAAGGTCCTCTCCCGCGACGCCAAGGTCCTCGTCTTCGACGAGCCGACCGCCGTGCTGACCCCGCAGGAGACCGACGAGCTGATGGAGATCATGCGCGAGCTGCGCCGCTCCGGCGCCGCCATCGTCTTCATCACCCACAAGCTCCGCGAGGTCCGCGAGGTCGCGGACCGCATCACCGTCATCCGC
This Nocardioides dokdonensis FR1436 DNA region includes the following protein-coding sequences:
- a CDS encoding BMP family lipoprotein, with amino-acid sequence MRKTVVGGIAALAATTALAACGDAPDENDSSSSGSSGSSDFLPCIVSDAGGFDDKSFNQLSFEGVQKAAAEIGTTEKGVESNSENDYGPNLDSLVAEGCDIIVAVGFALSSATVESANANPEMQYALIDDAADTDFDGTKDADNVKPLLYDTAQAAFLAGYAAADYSKTGVVGTYGGQPFPTVTIFMDGFRQGVEYYNEQKDAKVKVVGWDGKNGSFTGGFEANEKATNTAKQLIDQDVDVILPVGGPIYQGALTAIADSGRDIAMVGVDADQFETDPATQDLILTSIQKGMDVSTYDVVMAASEGSFDAEQYVGTLENEGVSLAPFHNFEDKVSDSLADELEQVKAGIIDGSITVESYLG